Proteins from one Athalia rosae chromosome 8, iyAthRosa1.1, whole genome shotgun sequence genomic window:
- the LOC105683921 gene encoding uncharacterized protein LOC105683921 isoform X1 → MRNGNGNSESRSLSVLFIALQDHIHIYARVVCDVCVRETDTVAMTDPQLNNNNNNNNNNDGEPKYLHKKFKKMATSEAATVESKRETVAVENNRMVTVTRGDNEKEKKGGESDEVGEESTTAKTEASPEPDGEVGGEGKKSGNVCPYCKLSCAKPSVLQKHIRAHTNERPFPCVPCGFAFKTRSNLYKHCRSRAHALRIEGGDSSKVSEDSDISLSDSASNGTGTPPPPISSSAPNSAPQTLKTVKTGKIYKPKFHTALNSVGHDSEVSSISSNSSTNSTNSGSNNKPNAEQLQEHIDKIITANQAIVDAVDPRLHKLMQRQQSLVEPQYASEQPLNLSSAEENSLQRKRCYSESFAFEKEPEGSIMKDLLSKTKGAQNSESLGDQETLVCPVCKIPYTSIDNLEAHRRYYCKGTPNQRKPEFQLDLDKKEHPDYDLKSDYYSTLQPLPSPGPLLGNTRLVDAYVPPQTKQRSESAPTTLRSLEELSKYPRPNSLQMFGGEVRILDNTGETKTMRIEPRQSNSPSSASDHVVNNKCATSETSSIVVRSGLHSGGTMVHKPPGSSTSTPSSTISLPNTPKMLAPIIPNISTPNIAPTISCYGYLEPNLNPLNNITAYNPLTLPQAGIASIFHGGKVIPHVPGMPGPHSLSGLQTGDIPTGNSTGSENSYKVIPGLPGLHVVAQPLDLASPVKIQTPNIPGIPGPHSNIMPTPAGQPLDLASPPRDFKFSSFSKPSNNGGFRSGAVNPKIPGTKNEEKFRNRTEHDRHKGGGGTIKQYKGVETPRERREFGYEKSPKSEKVFSYPNGANEGAVNTYGISQRYSPKSPNVSESRKRPCGWSGNPETLEPLRRSPILKHEPPSPHENGRIKDTSLPDVKARLFGSYDNGSMDINGVKMKTVECVTPTITVNVDNTSNFNSSSKINEVPNRLSSPGDQFVVKNINKVSEESSEPESNSKFLRPTSLPLKPGTFTPKRHHGITPTANTLPLISPETPRPRKSYGQLYLNGHAYTYLGLKCSTRVFYCTLNRPQPMYVTQQHGLSMYSNWKICKEAPPDLDMAHYDSRHRPASYTIACKKQEDILTHSSQRPTTPASPDNNSENDTQEKAKRVKIFDGGFESNEDYIYVRGRGRGRYVCEECGIRCKKPSMLKKHIRTHTDVRPYTCKHCTFSFKTKGNLTKHMKSKAHYKKCVELGVVPVPTLVCDENIDKDAVARLAAGGGNAEESSEEEEDTEGEESEESGSEEHEAAQGLLSLSQRSANRLPGLLPSGRPTTYPYTLTLSPSTVCSTVVTTTTTSAPLSSQAAAVIQSELSHRYYFPSNRSVPEKPRSSVIIQSSKKSSDSEIENDDITVVVTDTQGSSPQQPMDLTTKQTPTNCSRNISSHRVKPADILTPVSEPVLLQTIVQTMERLPVQGREWKSDAQGHMLQAYLTERHVMDSKMKLQYRVGSSKDMQTNKQRDAIRSKNLDLNGVPTVTYTDPSKMQHTFSDARIKNMVLKQNTDDMLLEIRDKMYHGNLPVERRLFDTESVYKDKENANRLISDSEGQFDHRAVEGSPIMTSKTNIVERMHFVMEPVGRITPVTIERQSPRHFNMEMINRNSSASREIKSEMDRSTMFNAIKMMNEIERPRDCHTPNIQDPVNRPPSRETRVQSHSPRSHQDLRPPSREICRTPNQEPRTSSEKPTQEFRLPNNELRIPSQEPFKPGNQDVRNTSQEMTSPTNVSEFRIQMNSETLRPPSRETRQSQSQVQLQPQDTKTNFDVISKSGEIPRTTGSQDNQKSQSIIEPRSSIIEPRNSNNERTEIKQSIDVAKQNMAENIKHSVARKMVVGGPGFRSPSPPGGGGKPQAEFLQPSTGPAPNYVSYSVTEDGRSVCGICNKVFSKPSQLRLHINIHYFERPFRCESCAVSFRTKGHLTKHERSVSHHNKVSMTSTFGAATTSNPRPFKCTDCKIAFRIHGHLAKHLRSKMHIMKLECLGKLPFGTYAEMERSGINMNDIDTSDCDNSLTSLQSLAQKLYEKDPSKMGQWDTEIVPSQGASGGETSSDEGEPIPLHPLHHYPQSISSENDLPGSRSYHMPILVSEESKPIAEIRHANPQFSHHQQRVTDFSGISEPRQHVRNVVRTNLAGQNEIEDINRVDDGIQQIQYKCSICSKSIFRTLNELQVHCFVEHNIEADSSSCPSLIIGVGINHSDRSGSEGKDSIVSGDNLKNRTQKRTNDSDDDLFNRDDLKRQKKVIDDT, encoded by the exons aGACAGATACGGTGGCAATGACAGACCCGCAgttgaacaacaacaacaacaataacaacaataacgatgGCGAGCCAAAATATCtgcataaaaaattcaagaagatGGCCACCAGCGAGGCGGCGACGGTGGAATCGAAGAGAGAAACGGTTGCAGTTGAGAATAACCGCATGGTCACCGTTACTCGAGGAGAtaacgagaaggaaaaaaaaggtggggaATCAGATGAGGTGGGAGAAGAATCAACGACGGCCAAGACGGAAGCATCTCCAGAACCCGACGGTGAGGTGGGaggcgaggggaaaaaaagcggAAATGTTTGTCCGTATTGTAAATTGTCGTGTGCCAAACCGAGCGTACTCCAAAAACACATCAGAGCACACACGAATGAACGACCATTTCCATGCGTCCCCTGCGGGTTTGCCTTCAAAACGAGATCTAATCTTTATAAACACTGCAGGTCCAGAGCACATGCGCTTAGAATAGAGGGAGGAGATTCTAGCAAGGTTTCAGAGGATTCAGATATTAGCCTTTCGGACAGCGCCAGTAATGGAACGGGAACACCACCTCCGCCGATCTCTTCTTCGGCACCGAATTCGGCACCGCAGACGTTGAAAACAGTAAAAACCGGGAAAATATATAAGCCGAAATTTCACACGGCACTCAATAGCGTCGGGCATGATTCCGAGGTGTCTTCAATTTCTAGTAACTCGTCGACGAATTCTACAAACTCCGGGTCCAACAACAAACCTAACGCCGAACAGCTACAGGAACAcatagataaaataataacggcCAATCAGGCGATAGTCGACGCCGTTGATCCGAGACTTCATAAATTAATGCAGAGACAGCAGAGCCTCGTTGAGCCCCAATATGCGTCCGAACAACCTTTAAACCTGTCGTCGGCCGAGGAGAATTCGTTGCAGAGAAAAAGATGTTACAGTGAAAGTTTCGCGTTTGAAAAAGAACCGGAAGGATCGATAATGAAGGATCTACTTTCGAAGACCAAAGGAGCACAAAATTCCGAGAGCCTCGGCGATCAGGAAACCCTCGTATGTCCGGTCTGCAAGATACCTTACACAAGTATCGACAATCTCGAAGCGCACAGGAGATATTATTGCAAGGGTACGCCGAACCAGAGGAAACCGGAGTTTCAACTCGATCTCGATAAAAAGGAACATCCAGATTACGATCTGAAGTCAGATTATTACAGCACCCTCCAACCTCTACCTTCCCCCGGCCCGTTACTCGGTAACACAAGACTCGTCGACGCTTACGTACCACCGCAAACGAAACAGAGGTCGGAATCGGCTCCGACGACGTTGAGGTCGTTAGAAGAACTTTCTAAATATCCAAGGCCGAATTCGCTGCAGATGTTCGGAGGGGAGGTCAGGATATTGGATAATACCGGTGAGACGAAAACAATGAGGATAGAACCTCGTCAAAGTAATTCGCCGTCGTCCGCGTCCGATCACGTGGTGAATAACAAATGTGCCACGTCCGAAACATCTTCGATCGTCGTAAGGTCGGGATTACACTCCGGTGGCACGATGGTCCATAAGCCACCGGGTAGTTCAACGTCGACACCTAGCAGTACAATTTCTTTACCAAATACACCTAAGATGCTCGCACCTATCATACCGAACATATCAACCCCAAATATTGCCCCGACGATATCATGCTATGGTTATTTAGAACCAAATCTTAATCCCCTTAACAACATCACTGCCTACAACCCCCTGACATTGCCGCAGGCGGGTATCGCGAGCATTTTTCACGGTGGTAAGGTGATACCGCATGTACCAGGTATGCCGGGACCTCACAGTCTCTCTGGTTTGCAGACCGGCGATATTCCCACAGGAAATTCAACCGGATCGGAAAATAGTTATAAAGTAATACCTGGATTACCCGGACTGCACGTCGTCGCGCAACCTCTGGATTTAGCCAGTCCTGTTAAGATACAAACACCAAACATTCCGGGAATACCAGGACCCCACTCTAATATTATGCCAACACCGGCTGGGCAACCTCTTGATTTGGCCAGTCCGCCGAGAGATTTTAAATTCTCAAGTTTCAGTAAACCGTCGAACAACGGTGGTTTCAGGAGCGGTGCGGTGAACCCGAAAATTCCGGGGacaaaaaatgaggagaaattTAGAAACAGAACGGAACACGATCGCCATAAGGGAGGTGGCGGTACTATCAAGCAGTACAAGGGTGTCGAGACCCCCAGAGAAAGGAGAGAATTTGGATACGAAAAAAGCCCGAAGTCAGAGAAGGTGTTCTCGTATCCCAATGGGGCAAACGAAGGTGCGGTCAACACGTACGGAATTTCGCAAAGGTATTCTCCTAAGAGTCCGAATGTTTCGGAGAGCAGAAAAAGACCATGCGGATGGTCGGGTAATCCGGAAACGTTGGAACCCCTTCGTCGCAGTCCAATTTTGAAACACGAACCGCCATCGCCCCATGAAAATGGTCGTATAAAAGATACGAGTCTTCCAGATGTTAAAGCAAGGCTTTTTGGGAGCTACGATAATGGATCGATGGACATTAACGGTGTTAAAATGAAAACAGTCGAGTGTGTAACGCCTACGATAACTGTGAACGTTGATAATACttctaattttaattcttcttcCAAAATAAACGAAGTGCCAAATAGATTATCATCACCTGGTGATCAGTTCGttgttaaaaatattaataaggTATCGGAAGAATCGAGTGAACCGGAAAGTAACTCAAAATTTCTCAGGCCGACATCGCTTCCGCTTAAACCAGGAACATTCACCCCGAAAAGACACCATGGAATAACACCAACCGCGAATACCCTACCGCTTATCAGTCCAGAGACACCTAGACCCAGGAAATCCTACGGACAACTGTATCTGAATGGACACGCCTACACCTACCTGGGACTGAAGTGTTCCACCAGAGTGTTTTACTGTACTTTAAACAGGCCTCAGCCTATGTACGTTACGCAACAACATGGACTGTCCATGTATTCCAATTGGAAAATCTGCAAAGAAGCACCTCCTGACTTGGACATGGCTCATTACGACTCTAGGCATCGGCCAGCTAGCTATACAATCGCGTGTAAAAAACAGGAAGATATTTTAACGCACTCTTCCCAGAGGCCAACGACACCGGCGAGTCCAGACAACAACTCGGAAAATGATACGcaagaaaaagcgaaacgcgtcaaaatttttgacggtGGATTTGAGAGCAATGAGGACTACATCTACGTCAGGGGAAGAG GCCGGGGTAGATACGTTTGCGAAGAATGTGGAATCCGATGCAAGAAACCTTCCATGCTGAAGAAACATATCAGAACGCATACAGACGTCAGACCGTATACCTGCAAGCACTGCACTTTTAG tttTAAGACGAAGGGGAACTTGACAAAGCATATGAAATCTAAGGCACATTACAAGAAATGTGTCGAACTTGGCGTAGTTCCTGTACCGACTTTAGTATGTGATGAGAACATCGACAAAGACGCGGTTGCTCGGTTGGCCGCGGGTGGTGGAAATGCCGAAGAGTcttccgaagaagaagaagacaccGAGGGAGAAGAGAGCGAAGAGTCCGGAAGTGAAGAACATGAAGCTGCACAGGGACTTCTGAGTCTTTCGCAAAGAAGTGCTAATAGATTACCTGGACTTCTTCCATCGGGTAGACCAACCACTTATCCGTACACCTTAACGTTATCTCCAAGTACTGTTTGTAGTACCGTTGTTACAACGACAACCACTTCAGCACCTCTTAGCAGCCAAGCTGCGGCTGTTATTCAAAGTGAATTGTcacatcgttattattttccgtcAAATCGTTCTGTACCAGAAAAACCTAGGAGTAGTGTAATTATACAGTCTTCCAAAAAATCGTCGGATTCTGAGATTGAGAATGACGACATTACCGTAGTGGTTACTGATACTCAAGGGAGTTCTCCCCAGCAGCCCATGGACCTAACAACCAAACAAACCCCGACCAATTGTTCTCGTAATATTTCATCACATAGAGTTAAACCTGCTGATATTCTTACTCCGGTTTCCGAACCTGTTTTACTTCAGACCATTGTTCAGACCATGGAAAGACTTCCTGTGCAAGGAAGAGAATGGAAATCAGACGCACAAGGTCATATGCTACAAGCTTACCTCACGGAAAGGCACGTTATGGACAGTAAAATGAAGCTACAATATCGAGTTGGCAGTTCTAAGGACATGCAGACAAATAAACAACGTGATGCTAttagatcaaagaatttaGACCTCAACGGTGTACCAACTGTGACCTATACAGATCCCAGCAAAATGCAGCACACGTTTTCAGATGcaaggataaaaaatatggtTTTGAAACAGAACACGGATGATATGCTACTTGAAATCAGGGATAAAATGTACCATGGTAATTTGCCTGTTGAAAGGAGACTCTTTGATACCGAATCCGTCTACAAGGACAAAGAAAACGCCAATAGATTGATCTCAGATTCGGAAGGTCAATTTGATCACCGAGCCGTGGAGGGAAGTCCAATCATGACATCTAAAACGAATATCGTCGAAAGAATGCATTTTGTGATGGAACCTGTTGGGAGAATTACACCTGTTACGATTGAAAGGCAATCACCTAGGCACTTTAATATGGAAATGATCAACAGGAATTCGTCAGCCtcaagagaaataaaaagcgagATGGATAGAAGCACCATGTTCaatgcgataaaaatgatgaatgaaattgaaaggcCCAGGGATTGCCATACCCCAAATATACAGGATCCAGTAAACAGGCCACCGAGTCGAGAAACAAGAGTACAAAGTCATAGCCCAAGGTCACATCAAGATTTGAGACCACCAAGCAGGGAGATATGTCGTACACCGAATCAAGAACCTAGAACGTCTTCAGAAAAGCCTACTCAGGAGTTTAGGCTACCCAATAACGAGCTTAGAATACCTAGTCAAGAACCATTTAAGCCTGGTAATCAGGACGTAAGAAATACGAGCCAGGAGATGACCTCTCCTACTAACGTTTCGGAGTTCAGAATACAAATGAATTCGGAGACTCTGAGACCACCGAGTCGAGAAACCAGACAATCTCAAAGTCAGGTTCAATTGCAGCCACAGGATACTAAAACAAACTTTGACGTGATATCGAAATCTGGAGAAATTCCTAGAACTACGGGTTCTCAGGATAATCAGAAATCTCAGAGCATTATTGAACCCAGAAGTAGCATTATTGAACCCAGAAATAGCAACAATGAACGGACTGAGATCAAACAGAGCATTGATGTGGCTAAACAGAATATGGCAGAGAATATCAAACACTCTGTAGCAAGGAAAATGGTCGTCGGTGGACCCGGATTCAGATCACCTTCACCTCCTGGAGGAGGTGGGAAACCGCAAGCAGAATTTTTACAGCCATCGACTGGTCCTGCCCCCAATTATGTCAG TTACAGTGTGACTGAAGACGGCCGAAGCGTTTGCGGAATTTGCAACAAGGTCTTCAGTAAGCCAAGTCAGCTTAGGTTACACATCAACATTCACTACTTCGAACGTCCCTTCAGGTGTGAAAGTTGTGCAGTATCATTCAGAACAAAAGGACATCTCACTAAACACGAGCGATCGGTTTCCCACCATAATAAG gTCAGTATGACGTCCACTTTTGGGGCAGCTACAACGAGTAATCCTCGTCCCTTCAAATGTACGGACTGTAAAATCGCGTTCAGGATACACGGGCATTTGGCAAAGCACTTGCGAAGTAAAATGCATATTATGAAGTTAGAATGCCTCGGAAAATTACCGTTTGGTACTTACGCGGAGATGGAAAGATCCGGGATTAATATGAACGACATCGACACCAGTGACTGTGATAATAGTCTTACTAGTCTCCAG AGTTTGGCTCAGAAATTGTACGAAAAGGATCCAAGTAAGATGGGTCAATGGGACACCGAAATCGTTCCTAGTCAGGGTGCAAGCGGTGGTGAGACATCATCTGATGAGGGAGAACCGATTCCTCTGCATCCTTTGCATCATTATCCTCAATCAATATCTTCGGAAAATGATCTTCCTGGTTCTCGAAGTTATCACATGCCAATTTTAGTCAGCGAAGAATCAAAACCAATTGCTGAAATTCGACATGCGAATCCTCAATTCAGCCACCATCAGCAAAGAGTAACAGATTTCAGTGGTATAAGCGAGCCACGACAGCATGTGAGAAACGTTGTGAGAACAAATTTAGCTGGTcaaaatgaaatcgaagatATCAACAGGGTTGACGATGGTATTCAACAGATACAGTATAAATGCAGTATTTGTTCAAAGTCAATTTTTAGAACTCTAAACGAATTACAAGTACACTGTTTTGTAGAGCACAATATCGAAGCTGATTCCTCATCATGTCCTTCGTTAATAATTGGTGTAGGTATAAATCATAGTGATAGAAGTGGCAGCGAGGGTAAAGACTCTATCGTGAGTGGAGATAACTTAAAAAATCGCACTCAAAAAAGAACTAACGATTCAGACGACGACCTTTTTAATAGAGACGATctaaagagacaaaaaaaggtTATCGATGATACATAG